The Triticum aestivum cultivar Chinese Spring chromosome 3A, IWGSC CS RefSeq v2.1, whole genome shotgun sequence genome includes a region encoding these proteins:
- the LOC123056751 gene encoding serine/threonine-protein phosphatase PP1-like, translating into MLETICLLLAYKLKYPGAFFLRGNHECAAVNKQYGFYSQCASRGPRVSHAEGTSRAYKLRYPERLWEELNAVFACLPLAALVGREGGGDGKDKKKILCVHGGLSPELESPDHIREIKRPLADVPDSGLVCDLLWSDPAADGDNWGWGDPRRCTSFTFGADVVEEFCERHGLAMVCRAHEMKEGGYDQEFAGGKLVTVFSAPNYCGKCGNDGAIMTVAGDLACSFRVFHPDTAATPPPAPIYLL; encoded by the exons ATGCTCGAGACCATCTGCCTCCTCCTCGCCTACAAGCTCAAGTACCCGGGCGccttcttcctccgcggcaaccaCGAGTGCGCCGCCGTCAACAAGCAGTACGGCTTCTACTCCCAGTGCGCGTCCCGCGGCCCGCGCGTGAGCCACGCCGAGGGCACGTCCCGAGCATACAAGCTCAGGTACCCGGAGAGGCTCTGGGAGGAAC TCAACGCCGTCTTCGCCTGCCTCCCGCTGGCGGCGCTCGTCGGCCGCGAGGGCGGCGGGGATGGTAAGGACAAGAAGAAGATCCTGTGCGTGCACGGTGGGCTCTCGCCGGAGCTGGAGAGCCCGGACCATATCCGCGAGATCAAGCGCCCGCTGGCCGACGTCCCCGACTCCGGGCTCGTGTGCGACCTGCTGTGGTCGGACCCCGCCGCGGACGGCGACAACTGGGGGTGGGGGGACCCGCGCAGGTGCACGTCCTTCACCTTCGGCGCCGACGTGGTGGAGGAgttctgcgagaggcacgggctGGCCATGGTGTGCAGGGCGCACGAGATGAAGGAGGGCGGGTATGACCAAGAGTTCGCCGGCGGGAAGCTTGTGACCGTGTTCTCCGCGCCCAACTACTGCGGCAAGTGCGGCAACGACGGCGCCATCATGACGGTCGCCGGTGACCTCGCCTGCTCCTTCCGCGTCTTCCACCCTGATACTGCCGCTACTCCTCCTCCGGCTCCTATTTATCTTCTTTAG
- the LOC123060199 gene encoding light-regulated protein, chloroplastic encodes MMQATVALSAVLPVAVRGRPAARRRSATVAGGGRRTVGAGVRASAAAAPEADYSSSVSVFPMEACDLVGGEACEAQMYPETKLGAGAGAPAAAARAPEVEREYLAYDGPKTVFPDEACDDLGGEFCEAPYQTTK; translated from the exons ATGATGCAGGCCACCGTTGCTTTGTCGGCCGTGCTGCCTGTCGCCGTAAGGGGCaggccggcggcgaggaggaggagcgccaccGTTGCTGGCGGCGGCAGAAGGACCGTGGGTGCCGGCGTCcgggcatcggcggcggcggcgccggaggcggACTACAGCTCCAGCGTCTC GGTGTTCCCCATGGAGGCCTGCGACCTGGTCGGCGGCGAGGCGTGCGAGGCGCAGATGTACCCGGAGACGAAGCTCGGCGCCGGTGCAGGCGCCCCGGCGGCCGCGGCGAGGGCGCCGGAGGTGGAGAGGGAGTACCTAGCCTACGACGGGCCAAAAAC GGTGTTCCCGGACGAGGCGTGCGACGATCTTGGCGGCGAGTTCTGCGAGGCGCCCTACCAAACCACCAAGTAG
- the LOC123060197 gene encoding vacuolar protein sorting-associated protein 60.1, producing the protein MKKIFGAKKSRDPPPTIQDATNQINKRGESVDEKIKKLDEELARYKEQIRKARPGPSQEAIKARAIRLLKHKRMYEEQRNMLYNQTYNLDQVGFAADGLKDAQQTMGAMKAANKELKGMMKTVKIEDIDNMQDEMTDLMDVSNEIQESLGRSYNIPDDVDEEDLMGELDALEADMEFESAAVPSYLQPDEESDLNLPAAPTYPAAVPVSRHQEDELGLPPVPRASLRS; encoded by the exons ATGAAGAAGATCTTCGGCGCCAAGAAGAGCAGGGACCCGCCGCCCACCATCCAGGACGCCACCAACCAA ATAAACAAGCGGGGCGAGAGCGTGGACGAGAAGATCAAGAAGCTGGACGAGGAGCTGGCGCGGTACAAGGAGCAGATCCGCAAGGCCCGCCCCGGCCCCTCGCAGGAGGCCATCAAGGCCCGCGCCATCAGGCTCCTCAAGCACAAGCGCATGTACGAGGAGCAGCGCAACATGCTCTACAACCAGACCTACAACCTCGACCAGGTCGGCTTCGCCGCCGACGGCCTCAAGGACGCGCAGCAGACC ATGGGCGCGATGAAGGCCGCCAACAAGGAGCTCAAGGGGATGATGAAGACCGTCAAGATCGAGGACATCGAT AATATGCAAGATGAAATGACGGATCTGATGGACGTGAGCAACGAGATACAAGAATCTCTTGGTAGAAGCTACAACATTCCCGATGATGTTGACGAGGAAGATCTAATGGGAG AGCTGGATGCTCTGGAAGCTGATATGGAGTTTGAGTCAGCTGCAGTCCCATCGTACCTTCAGCcagatgaggaatctgatcttaaCTTGCCCGCTGCACCGACTTATCCTGCAGCAGTTCCCGTAAGCAGGCACCAG GAGGACGAGCTTGGACTGCCACCGGTACCTCGAGCGTCGCTCCGTAGTTAG